From Ammospiza caudacuta isolate bAmmCau1 chromosome 15, bAmmCau1.pri, whole genome shotgun sequence, a single genomic window includes:
- the MAFB gene encoding transcription factor MafB — translation MAGELSIGAELPTSPLAMEYVNDFDLMKFDVKKEPLGRSDRSGRHCTRLQPAGSVSSTPISTPCSSVPSSPSFSPTEQKTHLEDLYWMANSYQQMNPEALNLTPEDAVEALIGSHQVSQQLQGFEGFRAHHHHHHHHHQHHHQYPAVTHEDLAGSGHPHHHHHHHHQASPTPSTSSSSSQQLQNSHQQHPPSSSVEDRFSDDQLVSMSVRELNRHLRGFTKDEVIRLKQKRRTLKNRGYAQSCRYKRVQQKHHLENEKTQLIQQVEQLKQEVTRLARERDAYKLKCEKLASNGFREAGSTSDNPSSPEFFM, via the coding sequence ATGGCCGGAGAGCTCAGCATCGGAGCCGAGCTGCCCACTAGCCCGCTGGCCATGGAGTACGTGAACGACTTCGACTTGATGAAGTTCGACGTGAAGAAggagcccctgggcaggagcgACCGCTCGGGCAGGCACTGCACCCGCCTGCAGCCGGCCGGCTCCGTGTCCTCCACCCCCATCAGCACCCCCTGCAGCTCCGTGCCCTCCTCGCCCAGCTTCAGCCCCACCGAGCAGAAGACCCACTTGGAGGACCTGTACTGGATGGCCAACAGCTACCAGCAGATGAACCCCGAGGCGCTGAACCTCACCCCAGAGGACGCTGTCGAAGCCCTCATTGGGTCCCACCAggtgtcccagcagctgcagggcttcGAGGGCTTCCGggcccaccaccaccaccatcatcaccatcaccaACACCACCACCAGTATCCCGCAGTCACTCACGAAGACCTGGCCGGCAGCGGGCACCCtcaccatcaccaccatcatcaCCACCAGGCCTCTCCCACTCCCTccacctcctccagctcctcccagcagctccagaactcgcaccagcagcatcccccCTCCAGCAGCGTGGAGGACCGGTTCTCAGATGACCAGCTGGTCTCCATGTCCGTGAGGGAGCTCAACAGGCACCTCCGAGGCTTCACCAAAGACGAGGTGATCCGCCTCAAGCAGAAGAGGAGGACCTTGAAGAACAGGGGCTATGCCCAGTCCTGCAGGTACAAACGTGTCCAGCAGAAACACCACCTGGAGAACGAAAAGACGCAGCTCATTCAGCAGGTGGAACAGCTCAAGCAAGAAGTGACCCGGCTCGCCAGAGAGAGAGACGCCTACAAGCTCAAGTGTGAGAAACTTGCCAGCAACGGCTTCAGAGAGGCCGGCTCCACCAGTGACAACCCGTCTTCCCCTGAGTTCTTCATGTGA